One Eretmochelys imbricata isolate rEreImb1 chromosome 9, rEreImb1.hap1, whole genome shotgun sequence genomic window, ACTCTCCAATCCTTTAAtccttcttgtggctcttctctgaactgtaTCCAGTTTTTGACCATTCTTcatgaattgtggacaccagaactggacagtttCTAAGGGTCAAAATATAGACCAAGGCCAattggaaaataaatatatatagtaaGTAGGGTATGATCTTTAAGAGCCTGTGAAATACCCCAGCCTGTATATTGAGAGTCAGTAGCAGCTCCTCACTTCCATCTGACCTACACCtgtcctggattctgttcccctGGTTTCAGGCATGTTTGCACCAACTCAGAGGACCGAAGGGATCTCCACATCCGATATCATCACCCGGATTGTACGGGACTATGATGTCTATGCCCGTCGAAACCTGCAGAGGGGATACACTGCCAAGGAGCTGAACGTCAGCTTCATAAATGTGAGTCTCAATGCGTTAAACTGCAAACAcacctgggcagggactgtctctgaaCAGTGTGAGCCTGATCCTGACCCAGGCCTCGGGGAGTGGCTGCAATACAAACAAGTAGTAATAAATCTGCAGGACTaaccagtcacacacacacactgagccaatatttgctttttttgctgtCCTAGGATCTTGTCCGATCATTTTCCCCCTTGAAATGCTGCACAGAAGATTCAACGCCAACAAAGTGGCAATCAGAATTTTTCTGTGAAATTGTCTGTTTCTGCCAGTCAGCCATGTGATTGCATCAGAACAGTTCCTGGTTGCGTACTGTGCTGTGAACGCTGCAGATGCAGGTTGCAGAGCGTCGTCATTTTGTGTTTTTGATTGAAacctcatccattcccagtcgtAGCTTGTGTGTGTCCAGGAGCCTCTGGCTGCTCAGAACTAGGGCCAGTGCTGTTTGCTTTTATTATTGCCAGCAAATTATCTTCGCCTCTTTAAATCCTAAAAAGTAAGAGTAATTGCCCATGGGACAGGTGAAAATTTAAGTGTTCCATGTCCTAATCCTTCCCCCTGCATTGTTTGCTTCTGCAGGAGAAGAAATATCACCTGCAGGAACGTGTGGACAAGGTGAAAAAGAGGGTGAAGGACGTGGAGGAGAAATCAAAGGAGtttgtccagaaagtggaggaaaaGAGCATTGACCTCATTCAAAAATGGGAGGAGAAATCCCGGGAATTCATCGGCAACTTCCTGGAGATGTTTGGACCAGAAGGAGCACTGGTAACAAGTTCACCCTGGAGATGGGGAACAAagactgggtgggtgggggatttCAGAAAGCGTCCTGGTAAACTTTAATGCTTCTGGGAGTTGCTGTTGTGATAGCCCTGCAGAGGGAAGTCCTCTAGCTAACCACAGCACTGGGTGCAGTGGCAGCTTCCCTCCCAGACCATCTCCATCAGCCATGTGCTAAGGGAGGCCCTGCTAgaggcaaaagtagctcagtctTTAAGGATCACTTATCCTTGGCCTGTCTGAGATGACCAACATGGATGCCACTTAGTGCCAGCTGCCACGGCTGGTTTTTATTCAGAACACTGATTCCCCGAGAGTTGGACTGACCCCTCCAACTTGTTTTACACGTCACCAAGTAGCCATGGGAGGGTGGTAACTTACAGCCATTAATTTGAACGGAGCGCCTAGTGGTGAAATGCTCCCTGTTCTGTTACCCAGCCCTCTAAGGCTGTGTGCTGTAGATGCTTGAACTGATTGACACTGAGCCTGTCCAACTGCAGCTAAGTTTGTGCTCATGCAAGTGGAGTTTTTTCCATAGGGTTCCTATCGCAGCATGGGATGGCGATGGGCCAGAGCAGCCATAAATGCTGCGAGTGCTGGCTCCAACACCCATTCCCATCACCTTCGAACGTGCCACTAGCCACAATGTTAATCTCCCTCCTGTTTCCCTCCCCTCGCTAGAAACACATGCTGAAGGAGGGCAAAGGCCGGATGTTGCAGGCTATCAGCCCAAAGcagagccccagcagcagcccgaCGCATGAgcgctccccctctccctccttccgcTGGCCCTTCTCCACCAAGACCCCTCCTTCCTCACCGGCCAACCTCTCCAGGAACCAATCCGCCGTCGCCTATGACATCAGCGAGGATGAGGAGGACTAGGCGGCTGGCCGCGGACACTGAATCGCTGTTTGCCGAATTCCAGTTCCTCACCCCAGGGGAACTTTAAACGTGAGAGCAATGGTAACGTGGCTTCTGACGACCCTCCAAGAGGCACCATCTGCTCTGTGCAAGGGCTACTGTCTGAGAAGCACAGTCTAACGTTCTCCCTATCCCCAGCCCCTTTTTATTGTTTACGTTCCAATGGTTTCCAAGAGAAaagtgggttttatttttttttttaagtattttaaagagagtggCACTGAAGTCTTTACCCTGTGAAACCTCAGCCAGGGGGGTATTGGGAGAACAGTTAATCGGAcccttttgtctgtctgctgTTTAGACCCACTGCAGCCTTTTATTGCCCCAATtcaggattctccatcactgccgAATCTCTCGAATGACGGATATGCCAGGTCCTCATATGGTGTGAACTTGAGACAGCGCAGGAAGCGGTAGAGTAGATGAgctattttttaattataaagaGACATCCGTACTCTTCTGGAACCAGTAGGAACCTACCCAGCTCTCTGTGTCTTGACCTTGCTTCTTTTAGCTGAGGTTCCCAATGTTTCATAGTGGAAACATGCCTCATGTCTCCTGTGTGGGAAATCCGCCATCTGAGCAGCCACACCAGCATCAAATGGGTCACGCGCCGTTCTGTAAAGTCTAGTAAACCTGCACAATAGGTACACCTCTGCAAGGGAAAGGCTGTCTTAGAATGTTCTATCTGCCATGCAGGCATCTAGGAGCATCACTAAATCTCAGGCCAAGAACCTCATTTCGCCCATCAGCTGCTGTTTGAGGGAAGAGCATTACCTCTTCTTTCCAGACATGCATTGTGTGGTTGTGTGCACGTACGCTCAGCTAGGCAATAACAAATATGCCTGCTCCTTCAGAAAGGTCCTCTTCCTGCCTTCGCATCTCCCTCCAGTCTCTGGTGTGCTGACCATATTACGGTCTGTCCAAACGTCCACTCTGAGCGCTCTGCTTTGCACGGGTCCGTATTTGTTTACATTATTGTGCACTAAGGGATGGAGAGCTGTGATCTCTCTCCTATCGGGGAGGTGAAGACCCTGCTAAGAGAGCTGTTCAGAATGTCCGTGGCCAATTCTGTGTCCATTTTGATGTACAGTCGGATAGATGCTGGGGTATGTTATCCCAGCGAAGGGCGATGTTCTCACATAGGTGTCAAATCATTTGTGCATTAAATGCAGGTACCTCTGTCCGTTAGGTGTTTCTTGGGGGCGCAGAAATAGCATGAAAGGAAACTGccactatttttaattttaaccGATAGCCCCTGTTCTTTTGAAATTGTCGTCCAATGATGCTTTGCTATTAACTATATAATAAATGTTTATATTGCGCTTTAAGTGCCCCTTGGTAAGCTGTGTAGCACAGTGTCAAACACTGAGTCCCTGCACAGCGCATGCCCAAGGGAAGTCCTTTGGGCAGGCAGGTTGTGGGTCTTGTTGGAACACACTCTATCCTGGAAGCCAGCATCCAGGGGGTGGAGCTGCCATATCTACAGCCGTGAAACTCCCAACGTTGCTTTTTTGCCTGAGCTTGCCTTGCCATCTGCTGCTTGGAAAGAGCTTCCTTGAATGTTGCATACAGACCATGGGGTCAGATTAAGACTCTCGTGGGCAAAGTCTGCGGGTGTTAAAATCCACGACGTCCGATCCAGGGAAACAGTGATTCTGTGGAGACTAAAAGGCAGATGCTAGAACCATCCTACACAGTAATGTGCAGCTATTGAACGTGACCACCCTGTACGTAAAAGGGGCGGCCGCTTCCTCAAAGCTCTGTCAAGCTATTCTTTGAAATGCCACCTTTGGGGCTTGGTGTAGACTCTTGTCCTCCACCAGGCTTGGTCAAACCGATTCTTCCCCCACGCCTATATTTCCCATGAGACCAGAGCTGGCAAAGGGGAAGGAAAGCTTTGGTTTCCCAGTACCCCAGTGTGAGTGATTCCTCCCAGCAGGGATGGCCATGGCTCTGGGAAGTCTTTTAGCAGCGGTAGGGAGCACTTGCATTCTGAGGTGGCACCAAAATGGTGAGATGCAAACGATTCTTAATTTCTCGGCATCTGAGTGGTGGCATATGTCTGTATCACTCTCCTTCGGCAGATACTTAGTCTGTTTTCTCACCTGATCGCAAACTTTAGGCAGGGCAGCACAGGGCACTGACAGTCACGTTAAACACAGGGTGTGAACAGTATTCTGTAGCTTTGGATGATAACAGTATTTATGGTGTCCAGTCACTCCTAAATCCTGCACAGGGAAGCTACTGCATGGTCTCTGCCCGGGGTGGGGTCACTTGTGCAGCCGGGGTGTGTTGTTTGCCTGTAACTAGGAATATCAAAACTGTTGCTTGTACCTAACAATCCCTGCTTCCTCCTTTCACTTTGCAAATCGAAATGGACACTCCAATCCCAAATCAGTGTTTATATCATGGCTTTTAGAGAGACGGCGTCATCGCATGGAGTCCACTGTCTGGCACACTTCATGTCTGTTGCCGCACGTAGCTGAGTGCCAGGAATCCTTCATCTGCACTGTACCCTCAGCATAGCAAAGTTCTCCATGACAATTGATGAGGGACAGGCTGGGTTTCCCAGGGTGTTACCTCATCATAATCACTTGACTGTTTCATTCTGCGCGTCTCTGCTGAGCCTCACCTGCACATTGGAACAGCTGCTCATGAGTGTCGGACGGGGCTGGTTAGAATCAGACCCTACTGAGGAAGTGACAGAGTAGAGGAAGGAGAGAAGTCTGTGTTTCTCCCCCACTACAAGATCGATCTCCATGGGGAATTTGCCGCAATAAGATGGAACCTGGTACCACTAAATCCATATGGGTCAATTTCTGCAAAACCATATGAGATGCGGCTTCGAACGATCTCTGATCTCATGCATATGGTGGCTGGCTTTGAAGCCAAGCCATTGCAAATGTCCTTCCTGTCCCATGTGGAAAGGCGGCAGTGGAGTGACGCTAAAAGGTGAAGCAGGAGATAGTAGCAGGCAAAGGCTGAGCGTGAGCAGCTTCTGCTGCGATTGATTGGACTCTAAGAAGCTGTGATAGTGATGTTCAACAGCACGTGAGTTGGGGCTTCAGAAGAAAGTTATTCAAGCTTCTGGAGGGAAAGTGAAACCTGTCTGTTAAAAAGTGTGATGGGGTTAAACTCTTTAACAAAATCATTTAAAACCTGGCCCAGTGTAGAAGGTGTGATTAAGGCCCATCTGTAACTCAAAGCATGTGTTAGTGCAGTTAATGCTTCTAACGTATTctttccctcctctttgtaacaataTATATGGAACACGCTGGGGTGGGGGCCTTGTGCAGGAAGCCTGTATGCAGATCCACCCTGTAGGGGTTGTTTGTTGTGACTTTTAATGGTGTTCCGATTCCCTGCCTTCCTTTCATATACAGAATGGGATGTAGCTTGTCCAGCGAGGAGACAGAACCTGTCTTTTCAACTCTTCGTTTGAACATTGCACATGGCCAGGTACATGGAGCACGTGTTCGCCTTGGCTGCTGTTTGACTCCTAGAAagccatagagagagagaggaggagaggaatATTCTCAGCAGTACATTGTCTGTCACAAGCATAACCAACTGTGTAAAACTCCACAGTTTTGTAACTCATCTGCAATGCTGCCACTTGGGTCAAGCTTGACGAGaacagttgttttgttttttttttgggacGAGATCAATGCTTAGATTTTCCAAAACAAATACGTGGAACAATGTGGattttggaattcattttaaattCCAGCTTTTTTCATTCACTGAAACGTCACTTACCTTCTTCCAAAAGCGCTGCAGGATAAGGTTTTATGCTGGGATACGAACTGAGCTAAAGGGTGTGGTGGTTCAGAGTGCTAGGGGGAAAGTGGGACTTTCCATCAATGCAATCCCAAGTTGCGTGACACTCTAGGCCAGGGCACCGAGTTAGGAGTCACGTGAGTTTTGTTGTCTTAGCAGGACAGTATGCAGTCGTACTTGAAACACACCGGTGTGGTGCATTGCTCCTCTCACTAGGGTGCCTCAGGATGTCTCCTCTCAATCATTGTTAACTGTATTGGTTTctctgtgtgcgcacacatgtTCCTGGCTTGTTCCGAGTTGGTTTTTGGCTTTTATGTTTAGCcaaataaatgcaaagtcattTTACCCAACCCTTGTCAATCTGTGCCCGACATATTTTTTTTGCTTAATTTGAGTGCTTTTAATCTCCCTTGATCTGCCGTCCCTTATTGAAAAGATGATCCAAGGTAAAACCATGACCAGAGAACTCCTGAAGTCGTAGCCTTTCTTAACAGATTTCCCACCAGTTCCCCTTCTATGTGTGAAACTAGCACTGAGCTACTGACCAAACATGCCCTGTGTCATGCTGGTTAATGCCGCTTTTCTTTACCAGTTTATTCCAGACTGTATTCTACAGCTCTGCAAGTGCAAGgccactttttctttctttaattccAGCCTGGCAGCTGAGTCTGTTCCGCTAAAGCAGAGGGGACGTGCAATCTGTGCCATGTTTGATTTGCAGTTAGAAAAGTGgcagcattttccagtggaaaatagACCTCTCtaggagtcaggatgcctgggttctctgtTCCACCACTGTGACCTTAGACAACTCACTTAGCCCATCTGTGGGTTTGCTTTCCCCGTGTGTGTAACTGGAATACTAATACCCATCTTTGTGAAGGCTGTTGGGGCCTCTGGATGAGTGGTGCTGTAGCTGTGATAGGTACTGACTTTTCCATAATTAAAGCTAGCAGCTGGGGCCACTAGTTTGTATAAAGGGGCTGGGTTTTTCACACTTCCCCTGACTGCATAAGTCCATAGAGACTCATTTGTACACCTCAGTGTTGGAATATCCCCATTTGtgtaaaccaggggttctcaaactgagggttgggacccctcagggggtcgtgagttTATTACAttgggggtcacaagctgtcagccttcaTCTCAAAAGCCTTCAcctcaaaccccactttgcctccagcatttataatggtgttaaatatatttaaaagtgtttttaatttataagggggggtcacactcagaggcttgctatgtgaaagaggtcaccagtacaaaagtttgagaaccactggtctaaaccgATGGAAGTGGTAGCCAAACCCTCAGCTCTTTGAGACCAGAAGTAAGCAGAGTTTTAGCCcccacttttttcccttttgttaaaTTGAAATGGAGGAGTAGTGTTCGTTCCAACAGCAAAGAGCCCAGTTTAAGTGCCTGGATCgatttttattctgtatttatacagcactCGAGGTGAGCTAGGCACTTTACAGATAAGGCCCCTGCACTAAGAAGCTGGTTTACAGAAACTTTGGTTCATATCCTTTGGATTTCAGAGCCATCTACCATCTGGATGCAAATTGTGTTTCCCTCCTATATGTCACTTGCCAAATGAAACTTCAGACAGCTACCTAGGGAAATATTCTATCACTGTGAAATTGCAGAGGGAACATGTTTTGGCAAAAACTCCTTGTGCCATGGCTCTGTGCTCTCAGAAGCTCCTTTCTGGTCACCACTTCTTCCTGTCTAGGCTTTGCTTTCCATGTCCCCATCCAGAAGGCTGAAAGGTTGGTATCCTGCCTTGTCgtcctgttttctgtaatacATCCTAGTCACCACCGTTATGATGAAGGTCTCCAGGATAAGCAACTGCACACTCATgtctgaaaacaaaccaagaaacaGAGGGGTTAGTTGACAGGTCTTTCATTAGCGTTCTTCCCTATTCACTCACCAGCCAGAACAGTATAGTTGTTTAAAGAAGTATGTTACAAAGGTAAGGGGAAATCAGGATTCACTAGCTCCCAGCAGTTACCATATGGGGgctaaaaatatttccttttggacAAAGGATTAATTTGCTCTTTAGAGCAGCAGAATTTCACTTCCATGCAGGTGAACAGTACCTGTGTCTAGCTAGTGCGTAAGGCCTAGTTCTGCCTTGTCCCTCACCCAAGGCAGGGGCCTAGTCTCGCAGACAATGCAGTCTACTTTGCTTTTACAAGAGTGTTGAAGAGAAGCTGGCCCGGAAAATTCCCGGGAGAAAGGGCTGGAAACAAATACAGCAGCAGCTGGATTGACTAAACTAACAGTTGCCACTTCAACAGGCTGTTTTTCATTAGTGAGCAAATGTGTAGATACGCCTAGTCTCCTGCTGCGTCACGACGTTGAAAATTACAGCTGTTTTTGCTACAGTGGAGAtcgcaggtttgtataatttttggtggtgcccagaaggGGTCCAAgtcttgcccccctcccccccctcggccttccccacacacaccccttccttgTAAGCtgatacatatttttttaaataatgtaaaaatagaCTGGAAACAGTAAACATTTAATAGTTTTCCAATATTGCACAATATCACTATCgtaagaaaaaattatttaactaaGAGTATCAACTTTATTAATACTTGTTTGAATACAGAAACAACCCAGCACTCTTGGATCAATAACCCTCAAAAGGAAACAGCTCTGTCTAATTCGCTATTGGACTCCAACCACATAAATCTTGACAGCCAAGACTGATGAAAACTCCTTTTCTGATCTTTTAGATTTGCCACATCtttcttttgtaaaaagaaaaggaggacttgtggcaccttagagactaaccaatttatttgagcataagctttcgtgagctacagctcacttcattggatgcatactgtggaaaatacagaagatgtttttatacacacagaccatgaaaaaatgggtgtttatcactataaaaggttttctctccccccacccccctctcctgctggtaatagcttatctaaagtgatcactctccttacaatgtgtatgataatcaaggtgggccatttccagcacaaatccaaggtttaacaagaacgtctgaggaacggggggggagggggggaataaacaaggggaaataggttactttttataatgaatcaaccattcccagtctcttaACTTCAGTTTGCAGGCCCTCACTTGATGAATTacccttttgttctttttctctggGTAACTTTATTAAGAATGTATccattgttgtttattattacaCAAAATTAATGGGATTATTATTACACAAAATTGTGGGAGGAGACTCAgggtagggcagagggttggggtgtgggggggatgagggctctgactggggtgtgggctctggggtggggctagggatggggtttgaggtgtgggaggggctcaggcagagggttggggggggtgagggctgtggggtggggcccgGGATGAGGGATttatggtgcaggagggggctcagggttggggtgtggggggtgaggagtAAGAGATTCTTTTCCTCTCCCAGGCTGGAGAGCAGGCAGAACTCGGTTACATGACTGGCATTACTACGCGGGGTGTACACTATTTTAACTGGCTTTGTTGTTTTAACTATTATACAAATATTTCAGCCTAGTAACCAAGATGAAAGGAATCTAAAAGGGTAAATCTTCATTAATGTGCACAGGGAGGTAAATGCGAAACTCTGTTATTGGAGACATGGCCAGCCTGAAAGCCATGTATTGTAAACAAGTATTTCTTTACCTCTTTATGGCTCTCTCTAAGTCTGCACATCTCTtatcttggacaatgaaaatcaatTAAGGTGCTTCCAAGTTCTCAGTGTTGTAATCTTCGGGTTGCGAACACTTGATGGAAATTTGTCCTTGCTGTAAAACCAGTGTTTTTAATGGAATTTAAAAGAATAACAGGGGGGTATTTTTATGTGGGTCTTCagggtttgtttttataaaactaATTTTTTAGATAAAGTGTCACCTTACTCGGCTTGTCCACACTGGGGTTTCACACTAACAAAAACTGCCAGCACAAGTCATGATTAACTGGGCATggattgtctacactaggggcttgCACAAATGCAGCTATGTTGGTGTAAAATAACCCAGTGCGGACAAGGCCTACAAGTCAGACAGTCTACCCCTGTCTACCACAGCAATGCACCCCTAAGAACCATATGGAAAGAAATGCCAACTCCAAAGCAAAGAATGGGGCCGGGGATGACAGGTTcactgtgcaggagggggcttggggctggAACAGAGGGTTGGGCTGCGAGAACTCTgagtagggggtgagggctctgactgggggtgtgtgctcaggtggggctggggatgaggggttaacgatgcaggagggtgctcagggctggggaagagggctgCAGGGTTCACGgtgcaggacagggctcagggctggcttacagggttggggttgggggagtgagggctggggctgtgggctctggggcgggtctgggccggggatgaggagttcaaactttggggtgcagcaggcaggctgccctggggctggggccagagaggaggactccccccagccctctccccaccagcagcaacaagctccagggtggggcctcCCTCTCCCCGGCacgacactcacccaagccccaggctgctgctcaggaggtccagACAGGATAAGCCCCCTCGGAGTTGCCGGGCAGGGGGTCTGCCATGCCGCTGCGCCGCCTCCCCTCCGCGGGTGCAGCAGTCAGCCTGCCACCCGTGCCACTCCATTAGCCGGCAGCGGCCAGCGAGGGAGGGCagtgcagagctgcagggggcagctgcctggggcaggcagggacgcTCAGGGCAGAGGtgcgggggcagcaggcagggccaggggaagAGACCTGGCCCTGAACATTGGAGGAGCCGGGCCCCTGGGGCCCTGAATTTGTTGGAGCCCGAGCACCAGgggcccatacaactcgccgCCCTTCATGGAGATGCAAAGAAGGCAATTACACTTTCCTTCAAGGAGTGCAATAAGAGGAgcttctccttttctttcaaaagggaagaaaaaaacattgtGAAAATATTCCTGTGCCATGGAGAGAGAGGCCGACTTCAATCCTGGGCCAGTTTTCATCCTTAAACTAACCCAGGCCAGGGCCTCTTGCTACTCACACTGTGACCTCGTCTTGGAGGACAAGGGCGGGGCGCAGGCGATCTGGCCGCTGCTTTGCAGGATGCTCAAGATGGAGGGCTGTAGCGCAGTCAGGATGAGGAGCACCTGCCACCAGAAGACGTGGGGATGAGAGAGCTGCTTGCAAACTGAGGGACCCCCAACAGGGGTGTGTTGGTGTATCCAAGGCCTAGCCCCTTCCTTCACGCTGACTTTCTCATTCTAGCAGCTAGTAGCTTTCTTGCATACCCTTGGCCTCCCGAGGCCCCCGCAGCAAGCTCCAGCTCTGCTTTGAATACGTGTCCACGGGTCAGCCTTGCTGCCGCTTTGTGCTGGAGACTCAGCTGCTGAGTCTGTCACCACCACCTACCCTATTCCTCAGCCGTTCGTGCCACTACACTGGTACCTCGCTCTATAGCCTTAAAAACCGCAGTAGAGGGGGTTTAATGTTAGCCCACTTTCCTGATACTTAAAGCATCTAAATTATTTCCTGGGACCACTCCCTGCATTCCCATATCAGGTGAGGAACTGGTTCTTGAGCCCTACAGGGGTTACACCACCCAGCTTTGTGTCTAGGCAATAACTACATTATTCAAACTACAGTGACCAGTTAAGTCTAAATATGAGTCCTTCGCTGATCCTGCTGTAGCTTGGGAGAAGCACAGTATCCTCTCTTTTGGGGCAGACTTCATAGGatcttcctcttttctccttgGTCCACAATTcttgccctccctctccccccccatttttttttaaataaactttcaaATCCTTGCTTACTCAAAGGAATCTTTATGTCAGTTTCTCCATTTTTACATAATTTCCCCCTTCCATGTCTGCCATTTCAATGCCAGGTATCCTAGTGTGTGCTGGAATCCTTCTCTGTCTTGATCCACCCTCCCGTGTACTCCTGCTGCTCACTCACCGCATATGGCAGGGGTACTTGTGGGAAAGCGGGGTCGGTCTTAGGCATTGAGCTGGTCCTATTGCTCATTCCACACCTGAAGCCCCTCGTGCTCCTTGAGAGGATGAGGTAGTTTCAAGACAGGGGAATAGAaaggcagccagctctggggtatCAGCCAGCCGGAATATGGTATGCTGCACATGTGGGGCGAGTGGAGTTTTGAAGGACCCAATTTATAGATGCAAAGGCCAATGAAAGCCCCTTTGTGGCCAGGAAAATGCTAACAATCGGTAATCACCCCGAGCAATGTTACCTGGAAACAAGCGAACTTGGCCCCCATGTTCTGCTCTGCCAAATGTACCCTCGCCTGGCGGAACATGATCCCAAGGGCCCACAGAGCAAAGATGGTGGAGAACCCAAGGCAGGTGTTTATCCAGAGTGCCACGCTCTTAGCGGAGATCTGGGAGGGACAGAAGAAAAGGAAGCATGGCTGTGATTTCCAGCCCCGAGTAGGAGACGGAGCATTGTCCAGGATGGGGCACGGACATGCTGCCCTGATACCCCTGGGCACTGGGGAGAGATGGAGAATCCGAGCAAGACAGGCAGCCCCACAAGTTGCTGTCACGTTCCCCTCCCGCTGCACAGCCAGGGAAGCAGTCTCCCTTCTAATGCTGGATCTATGGCCCAGAGTCAGAGGTAGGGCTAAAGTGGTACCCTAACCCCTCTACCTTCGATGGGTGAAGGGTTATGACTTACATCAGCCGGATTGTAGTTTCCATCTTCAGCCAGGGCCAGCCCCACAAAGACACAGGCTGTCTTGAAGAAGGCAAATTGAAAAGTGCCCAGAAGAAAGAGTTTAAGTTTTCTCCTATGATGGCAACAGAGCAAGATGTCAGTGACCGCTCCGGAGCCAGGAGCTTGCTCCTTGCAAGTCTGCTTTTTACCCAACCTTCCACCACTTGCCACCTTGCCTTGCCCTCAGGCCACCCCTTCTAGGCCTGCAGAACGGAC contains:
- the SLC51A gene encoding organic solute transporter subunit alpha isoform X2, yielding MEYSAELLSDPRFSPQLIKLLITNFSVPLACVSKPPTSLQLLYKLDPIELSIHGLMTFLTLVSVAIFLEEAIYLSKKIRCVIKMKTLIWSSSAPTMVSVFCCFGLWLPRSMMVVEMAIGMRKLKLFLLGTFQFAFFKTACVFVGLALAEDGNYNPADISAKSVALWINTCLGFSTIFALWALGIMFRQARVHLAEQNMGAKFACFQVLLILTALQPSILSILQSSGQIACAPPLSSKTRSQYMSVQLLILETFIITVVTRMYYRKQDDKAGYQPFSLLDGDMESKA